The Hordeum vulgare subsp. vulgare chromosome 7H, MorexV3_pseudomolecules_assembly, whole genome shotgun sequence DNA window TTACTGCAAACTTTGTTATCCTTGCTTATCACAACTGCTGACAACATGTATCATACCCTTCAAATAAAAGGGCATACCATCAGGGTTTAGAAGACAAATGACTTACTTGTCAACAAAAATATGTTTCACTACACCAAATTTCGAACATTCGTCTTGCACATCATCTCTAATATCCAAATCAAAATCAGGATCCCTCTGCAATGGAAAAGAAAATTTTCAATTAGGTTAGTCAGAAACTCAAATGTAAACAGGAAATAATAATGCAGGTGAAATAACGTAACAATTGGCACaaagaataataataacaattttaaACAGCTGAACAAAGACGTGCAAGCACCTAAAATAGACATAGAGATGAACAAAAAAAAGATGAAAAGATGAGATACCTCCACTACTGGGTCAAACATGTTCTTCAGTAATAGGAATTCAGTAGGTGTACCAATATCAGCAGATTGAGAGATGATAGGAAGAGGTGCCCCTGGAACTGCTCCAACAGGTTGTACAAGAAGAGAAGCAACTGTCACAGGAGCTCCAAGCACTGATGCAGTGGGCAATCCAACAAATGAGTTCAGTCCACGAGCACCAATGCCACCAGTTAAGTTGTACACACAAAAATAAGATTAAAGGACATGAACTGCAAGGACGACACTACCGCAGTTTTCGTCATGGACAACTCAATACAAGGCAAGCGATAGTCCTGGcagtaaaatagaaaacagacAATACAGAAGACACATAATTGCTTACCTGTACAAACAAGGTTCCTGCATGCCCCATTACGGAAATCATGAAAAACTCTGTTACGGTGGTCCTGCAGCATCTTTGCATGGATGTAGAAGCAAGAGTAACCAAGCTCCATGATCTCTTTCACTAAAAGCTCAACACGATTTACAGAGTTGCAGAATATTATTGACTGGTTTATTTGAAGCTGTACCAATATAAACATAAGTTAGATTATTTATATGTATGCAGGTGATCAAAATGTCGAACTAAATTAAGAGGCAATTAATAAACCTTGGAAAAGAGGGTGTGAAGACAATGAACTTTCTGCCTTTCTTCCACAAAAGCATAGAATTGTGTAATTCCCTTTAGTGTAAGTTCATCCATGAGGTTAATAACATAAGGTTTAGGCAGATATTTGTCCTTGAACTCCTTGATAGTCACAGGGAATGTTGCTTAAAACATTAAAATCTGTCGACTTGCTGGAAGGTAACGGATCAACTGCTCTATAGAAGGTTGAAATTCaggagagagaagcttgtctgcctgCGAAAAGCCAACACTTCTCATAAGAAAGCACAAACATGCGTATGTAGATATATTTATTTACTGACAAGCCCAAGACTGCAGAAGCAAATTCATTCAGCACAAATTCTACAAACAAAAATAGCTTTAATACATTTACTACAGTGTCCCaagcaagttggggtaggctacacAAGTAACCCCAGAGAAAATAGATTCAATACATTTCATTATAGTATATTACAAGATGAAGACATGGGCACCGCCACCTTGTCTCTCAGCTTCAGGTACTATTTATCCTTTAGGAACCATAACTCAATTCATTTACAGACTATCTTTGCCTTCGTACATACTCTTTACTAGTGTTTCATCTTTCTATCATTCTTATTCACAAGTAACTTAAGAAATTATCTTAATGTCAGTGCTTCTCACtaccaactactccctccgtaacttaatataagatgtttttggACACTGTCATAGTGTCCAAT harbors:
- the LOC123412500 gene encoding uncharacterized protein LOC123412500 isoform X1, with translation MDELTLKGITQFYAFVEERQKVHCLHTLFSKLQINQSIIFCNSVNRVELLVKEIMELGYSCFYIHAKMLQDHRNRVFHDFRNGACRNLVCTVLGAPVTVASLLVQPVGAVPGAPLPIISQSADIGTPTEFLLLKNMFDPVVERDPDFDLDIRDDVQDECSKFGVVKHIFVDKSPPPPSSRERRLIVQPKDWSGWIAAAALLPERVLIGLGAYPEHDADVSASLAKTRRSTRRRRRRRPE
- the LOC123412500 gene encoding DEAD-box ATP-dependent RNA helicase 6-like isoform X2; translated protein: MDELTLKGITQFYAFVEERQKVHCLHTLFSKLQINQSIIFCNSVNRVELLVKEIMELGYSCFYIHAKMLQDHRNRVFHDFRNGACRNLVCTVLGAPVTVASLLVQPVGAVPGAPLPIISQSADIGTPTEFLLLKNMFDPVVERDPDFDLDIRDDVQDECSKFGVVKHIFVDKA